One Osmerus eperlanus chromosome 13, fOsmEpe2.1, whole genome shotgun sequence genomic region harbors:
- the LOC134032556 gene encoding heterogeneous nuclear ribonucleoprotein A0-like — MDNAAKICKLFVGGLNVDTDNDGLRKHFEQFGELTDCAVVMNQQLQRSRCFGFVTYKTAEEADAAMAARPHVVDGKNVEVKRAVAREDADDPVINAKVKKIFVGGLKDDIEDEHLTEYFTQFGEVQKAEVISEKETGKKRGFGFVHFTDDDAADKAALLKFHTINGHRVEVKKALTKQEMRGGGGGRSRGGRGMRGNQNGYGSARGGYNTGYGGGYGGGYDGGYGGGYASGGYGGGYGAAGGYGGGYGDQMGGYGGGNGYSDFGTGYNQQASGYGPMKSGANYAAGRSSAPYARGGAGGYGRGAYGGY; from the coding sequence ATGGACAACGCTGCCAAAATCTGCAAACTTTTCGTCGGTGGACTGAACGTCGATACCGACAATGACGGACTCCGCAAGCATTTTGAGCAATTCGGTGAGCTTACCGACTGTGCTGTAGTCATGAATCAGCAACTACAGAGATCCCGCTGTTTCGGCTTTGTAACCTACAAGACCGCGGAGGAGGCCGACGCTGCAATGGCGGCTAGGCCACATGTCGTCGATGGCAAAAACGTGGAGGTAAAGAGGGCTGTTGCTCGCGAAGATGCCGATGACCCAGTGATAAACGCAAAGGTCAAGAAAATATTCGTCGGAGGACTGAAAGATGATATTGAAGATGAACATCTAACTGAGTATTTTACTCAATTCGGTGAGGTACAGAAGGCCGAAGTTATTTCTGAAAAGGAAACCGGAAAGAAGAGGGGCTTCGGCTTTGTTCATTTCACAGACGACGATGCTGCCGATAAAGCAGCCCTTCTAAAGTTCCACACCATCAACGGTCATAGAGTGGAGGTGAAGAAAGCCCTGACCAAGCAAGAAATGCGCGGCGGCGGTGGTGGTAGgagtagaggggggagaggcatGAGAGGCAATCAAAACGGCTACGGCAGTGCTAGAGGTGGTTACAACACCGGTTATGGGGGTGGTTACGGTGGGGGCTATGATGGAGGCTATGGCGGCGGCTATGCTAGTGGCGGCTATGGAGGAGGTTATGGAGCTGCCGGTGGCTACGGAGGGGGATACGGCGACCAGATGGGTGGTTATGGTGGCGGCAACGGTTACAGTGACTTTGGCACTGGCTACAACCAGCAAGCCTCCGGATACGGGCCCATGAAAAGCGGCGCCAATTACGCTGCGGGTCGGAGCAGTGCTCCCTATGCTCGAGGCGGTGCTGGAGGCTACGGCAGAGGTGCCTATGGCGGCTACTGA
- the LOC134032557 gene encoding heterogeneous nuclear ribonucleoprotein A0-like, which yields MTNQLCKLFVGGLNVETTDDGLRQHFEQYGQLTDCAVVLNQQLQRSRCFGFVTYSTPEEADAAMAARPHVVDGTNVELKRAVAREDANRPEALAKVKKIFVGGLKDDIEDEHLNEYFSQYGAIEKAEVITDKETGKKRGFGFVYFEDNDSADKAVLLKYHTINGHKVEVKKALTKQEMQAAGGRGGRGGRGRGMSYNGYGGGRGGGYGSYGGGYGGNDGGYGGGYSNGGGYGNQGGYGGGYGGQMGGGYGYSDFGDDYAQQSSGYGAMKGGNYSSRSGAPYARGGGGGGYGRGGYGGY from the coding sequence ATGACAAACCAACTTTGCAAGCTTTTTGTCGGTGGATTGAACGTCGAGACTACCGACGATGGACTTAGGCAGCATTTCGAGCAGTACGGTCAGTTAACTGATTGCGCGGTGGTTCTAAATCAGCAGCTGCAACGGTCCCGCTGTTTCGGCTTTGTCACGTACTCTACACCGGAGGAGGCCGATGCCGCCATGGCTGCCAGGCCACATGTCGTAGATGGTACAAACGTGGAGTTGAAGAGAGCCGTTGCTCGTGAAGATGCAAATAGGCCAGAGGCACTAGCTAAAGTCAAGAAAATATTTGTAGGTGGTTTGAAAGACGACATAGAAGACGAACATCTGAATGAATATTTTTCTCAGTATGGCGCAATAGAGAAGGCCGAAGTCATAACCGATAAAGAGACCGGGAAGAAGCGGGGATTCGGCTTTGTCTACTTTGAAGATAATGACTCGGCCGACAAAGCAGTATTGTTGAAGTACCACACCATCAACGGGCACAAGGTGGAGGTGAAGAAAGCTCTCACCAAGCAAGAGATGCAGGCGGCCGGTGGTCGTGGTGGAAGAGGCGGACGAGGAAGGGGGATGTCATACAACGGCTACGGTGGCGGCCGAGGTGGAGGCTATGGCAGTTATGGCGGAGGCTACGGTGGTAACGACGGTGGCTACGGCGGCGGGTACAGTAACGGCGGAGGCTACGGTAACCAGGGGGGTTACGGAGGAGGTTATGGGGGCCAAATGGGGGGTGGTTACGGATACAGTGACTTTGGCGACGACTACGCACAGCAGTCTTCCGGTTACGGAGCCATGAAGGGGGGCAATTACTCCAGCAGAAGCGGTGCACCGTATGCCCGCGGAGGTGGCGGCGGCGGCTACGGCAGGGGGGGATATGGCGGCTATTAG
- the slc26a2 gene encoding sulfate transporter, whose amino-acid sequence MNVNSEYMMATLRPAVDENDSYSVAKDSDLQLAIVLERREKTEEPWNTVFARRLQKHCFCSSAQIAKASVLRFIPILQWLPRYHLKEWLLGDIMSGLIVGILLVPQSIAYSLLAGQEPIYGLYTSFFSSIIYSFLGTSRHVSVGIFGVLCLLVGQVVDREVAAAGYITEGYSNKTTSFILGRLGNDTAGAGLVCDKSCYAIMVGATVTFTAGVYQVMMGLLQVGFVSVYLSDSLLSGFATGASLTILTSQLKYLLGLKLPRAQGWFTLIKTWFSLLQNMADTNLCDLFTSLLCLLVLVPTKELNERFKTRLKAPIPWELFVVIAATVASHFGCFQEVYGSDVAGTIPTGFLPPQMPSWSLIPAVAVDAFSIAVVGFAITVSLSEMFAKKHGYQVDPNQEMYAIGFCNILPSFFRCFTTSAALTKTLVKESTGCKTQLSGLVTALVLLLVLLLIAPLFYSLQKCVLAVIIIVNLSGALRKFTEIPQMWHVNRVDASIWLITAATSALINTELGLLVGVLVSAFCVLVRTQRAQGLELGRVGTSELYEDLAGYHGIQSQPGIAIFRYESPIYYANQSLFKKCLYHRLGLDPVKEKVHRKKLEKNRKREGQMRAGENRTKGQEAEMTTNVFLPVKSSFHSVVIDCSPVLFLDTAGVNSLKEVYEDYKELGVKVLLAQCNFSVRASLQRGGYYPDNDGEREHVFFTISDAVHYAQCLSGENGACDPHC is encoded by the exons ATGAACGTAAACTCAG AGTATATGATGGCTACATTAAGGCCGGCTGTGGATGAAAACGACTCCTACTCAGTAGCCAAGGACAGTGACCTGCAGCTTGCTATTGTCTtagagagacgagagaagaCAGAAGAGCCATGGAACACAGTGTTTGCTCGGAGGCTACAAAAACATTGCTTTTGCAGCTCAGCTCAGATAGCCAAAGCTTCTGTGCTTAGGTTTATCCCAATCTTACAATGGCTTCCTCGCTACCATCTTAAAGAGTGGCTCCTTGGTGACATTATGTCAGGTTTAATTGTGGGAATACTGCTTGTTCCCCAGTCTATTGCCTACTCCCTACTAGCTGGGCAGGAACCCATTTATGGCCTTTAtacctctttcttctcctccatcatctACTCCTTCTTGGGCACCTCACGTCACGTATCTGTGGGTATCTTTGGCGTTTTGTGTCTTCTTGTGGGGCAGGTGGTGGACAGGGAGGTGGCTGCAGCAGGATACATCACAGAGGGATACAGTAATAAAACAACGTCCTTTATATTGGGCAGACTGGGGAATGACACCGCAGGTGCTGGTCTAGTCTGCGATAAGAGCTGTTATGCCATTATGGTCGGAGCTACGGTCACCTTCACGGCTGGGGTGTACCAG GTTATGATGGGTCTCCTCCAGGTGGGCTTTGTGTCCGTTTACCTGTCTGATTCCCTCCTAAGCGGCTTTGCCACTGGGGCTTCCCtcaccatcctcacctcccagcTAAAGTACCTCTTAGGACTGAAGCTGCCTAGGGCTCAAGGCTGGTTCACCCTAATAAAGACCTGGTTCAGCCTACTACAGAACATGGCCGACACCAATTTGTGTGACTTGTTTACCAGTCTTCTCTGCCTGCTTGTCCTGGTCCCCACTAAGGAACTGAATGAGCGTTTCAAGACCAG ACTCAAGGCACCGATCCCCTGGGAACTCTTTGTTGTCATTGCTGCAACAGTTGCTTCCCACTTTGGATGCTTCCAGGAGGTGTATGGGTCAGATGTCGCTGGCACCATCCCCACAGGTTTCCTGCCACCCCAGATGCCTTCCTGGTCACTTATCCCTGCCGTGGCGGTTGATGCCTTCTCTATTGCTGTTGTGGGTTTCGCTATAACTGTCTCACTGTCCGAGATGTTCGCCAAGAAGCACGGCTACCAAGTGGATCCTAACCAGGAGATGTACGCGATTGGGTTCTGTAACATCCTGCCATCGTTCTTCCGTTGCTTTACTACTAGCGCAGCACTGACGAAAACCCTGGTGAAGGAGTCAACAGGCTGCAAGACCCAACTTTCTGGTTTGGTCACTGCTCTGGTGCTGTTGCTAGTACTTCTGCTCATCGCCCCACTTTTCTACTCACTGCAGAA GTGTGTTTTGGCTGTGATCATCATCGTGAACCTTAGCGGGGCACTGCGAAAGTTCACGGAAATTCCTCAGATGTGGCACGTAAACCGTGTTGACGCAAGCATCTGGCTTATTACTGCCGCAACTTCGGCTTTGATCAACACAGAGCTTGGTTTGTTGGTTGGGGTCCTGGTTTCAGCCTTCTGTGTTCTGGTTCGCACGCAGAGGGCCCAAGGCCTGGAGCTGGGAAGGGTTGGAACCAGCGAACTGTATGAGGACCTAGCCGGCTACCACGGTATCCAGAGCCAGCCTGGCATTGCAATCTTCCGTTATGAATCGCCCATCTACTACGCCAATCAGAGCTTGTTCAAGAAGTGCCTCTATCACCGGCTGGGGCTAGACCCGGTCAAGGAAAAGGTCCATCGCAAGAAGTTGGAAAAGAACCGGAAACGAGAAGGTCagatgagggcaggagagaacaggaccaAGGGTCAAGAGGCAGAGATGACCACCAATGTCTTTCTGCCAGTTAAGTCCAGCTTCCACAGTGTGGTGATAGATTGTAGTCCGGTATTATTTTTAGATACAGCTGGGGTGAATTCACTGAAAGAGGTATATGAGGACTACAAAGAGCTGGGAGTGAAGGTACTACTGGCACAGTGTAACTTCTCAGTGCGTGCCTCTCTGCAGAGAGGGGGGTACTACCCAGACAAcgatggagaaagagaacatGTGTTTTTCACCATCAGTGATGCTGTGCATTATGCTCAATGTCTCTCAGGTGAAAATGGGGCATGTGACCCACACTGCTGA